The Aythya fuligula isolate bAytFul2 chromosome 2, bAytFul2.pri, whole genome shotgun sequence genome contains a region encoding:
- the ARC gene encoding activity-regulated cytoskeleton-associated protein, translating into MQLDNVTNAGIHSFQGHRGVANKPNVILQIGKCRAEMLEHVRRTHRHLLSEVSKQVERELKGLQKSVGKLENNLEDHVPTDNQRWKKSIKACLARCQETIAHLERWVKREMNVWKEVFFRLEKWADRLESMGGKYCPGEHGKQTVSVGVGGPEIRPSEGEIYDYALDMSQMYALTPPPGEVPSIPQGHDSYQWVSVSEDAPASPVETQVFEDPREFLSHLEEYLKQVGGTEEYWLSQIQNHMNGPAKKWWEYKQDSVKNWVEFKKEFLQYSEGTLTRDAIKRELDLPQKEGEPLDQFLWRKRDLYQTLYVDADEEEIIQYVVGTLQPKLKRFLSYPLPKTLEQLIQRGKEVQGNMDHSDEPSPQRTPEIQSGDSVESMPPSTTASPVPSNGTQPEPPSPPATVI; encoded by the coding sequence ATGCAGCTGGATAATGTCACCAACGCGGGCATCCACTCCTTCCAGGGGCACCGTGGAGTGGCCAACAAGCCCAATGTGATCCTACAGATAGGGAAATGCAGGGCGGAAATGTTGGAGCACGTCAGGAGGACCCACCGGCACCTCCTGTCCGAGGTCTCCAAGCAGGTGGAGCGCGAGCTGAAGGGCTTGCAGAAATCGGTGGGGAAGTTAGAGAACAACTTAGAGGACCACGTCCCGACTGATAATCAGAGATGGAAGAAGTCCATCAAGGCCTGCCTGGCCAGGTGCCAGGAGACCATTGCCCATCTGGAGAGATGGGTCAAGAGAGAGATGAATGTTTGGAAGGAGGTCTTTTTCCGTCTGGAGAAGTGGGCAGACCGTCTGGAGTCCATGGGGGGCAAATATTGCCCTGGGGAACATGGCAAGCAGACTGTGTCCGTTGGGGTGGGAGGCCCAGAGATAAGGCCCAGCGAGGGGGAGATTTATGATTATGCCCTTGATATGAGCCAAATGTATGCGCTGACCCCTCCTCCTGGGGAGGTGCCCAGCATCCCCCAGGGCCACGATTCCTACCAGTGGGTCTCTGTGTCAGAGGATGCTCCAGCCTCCCCAGTGGAGACCCAGGTCTTTGAGGATCCCCGGGAGTTTTTGAGCCACTTGGAGGAATACTTAAAGCAGGTGGGTGGGACAGAGGAGTACTGGCTGTCTCAGATCCAGAACCACATGAACGGCCCAGCTAAAAAGTGGTGGGAATACAAGCAGGACTCCGTCAAGAACTGGGTTGAGTTCAAGAAGGAGTTCCTGCAGTACAGCGAGGGGACTCTGACTAGGGATGCTATCAAAAGAGAGCTGGATCTACCCCAGAAAGAGGGGGAGCCCCTTGACCAGTTCCTCTGGCGCAAGAGAGACTTGTACCAGACCCTGTATGTTGATGCCGATGAGGAGGAGATTATCCAGTATGTGGTAGGCACCCTCCAGCCCAAACTGAAGCGCTTCTTGAGTTACCCCTTGCCCAAGACCTTAGAGCAGCTGATCCAAAGAGGGAAGGAAGTCCAAGGCAACATGGACCACTCCGATGAGCCCAGCCCACAGAGGACCCCCGAAATTCAATCAGGGGACTCTGTGGAGAGCATGCCTCCCTCAACCACCGCCAGCCCCGTGCCGAGCAATGGGACACAACCCGAGCCCCCTAGCCCTCCAGCTACTGTCATATGA